In Porites lutea chromosome 8, jaPorLute2.1, whole genome shotgun sequence, the genomic stretch TATAAAATGCACCTTGACTCACATGTAGTAGGATAATGGTCCAAGTATGGAGGCCAAAAATGTTATCAGCGCACCAGAGCCACAGCCTATCTCTACACACAAGAGTGGTCTAtaatttgaacaaaataaagttGTGTGTCTTTACTATGGAGAACACCATTTTGgcagaaagaacaaaattttttttaaccttctttAGGGTGAAGAGTAACTTAATTGTGTAAACTCTGCAGAATATTCTGCCTCCTCCAAGATGTATCCCTAAAAGAGCTGATAACATGGATACCCAGTCACTCCTTTTATACGCTTTACGACAAATAAACATAAGTTACATGCTTTACTGATTACATGCTGTACTAACTGCATATTAAAGGGAATATGGAGATACCCAGATACTATTTAAAGCAGTGGGtactatttaaatttatttacgaAGAGGGTATGTTAACGGTCAAAATTAATTTCACTTTAAATGGgttaattctcaatttcctttgtcttcttgCCCTAATCTATTCTGCTTAAAAGGCGGGTGACAAAAGAATTAAGAATCAACCCAGGTTAACATACTTtaattaattttgacctgtatgTACCTTAATCGAAGCTACATTACCACCCCTTGATGGGTTGCTTGAAGGTGTCAGGGTATTTGCAGTTAAAGCTACTCAAGCATAATTCTAGTAAGGAAAATAGTAGTCTGCGTTCCAGACGTAATTCATCATAATTATGAGTATGAGCAACTTTATTTACCCTTACATCTCATATGAACAAAGGCTTGTGTATACGTGCATTGTGCACCACCTGAGACAGAGGAACATTTCATTTGCAGTGTGGAGGTGTGACTGATGGTCCTATTACTTGAACCCTAATCTTTATACCTTCACCTCGATCTGCACCAGCACCTACACATCACAAAAATTTAACCCAGTGTGCGATAAGATGCATGTGAGCTCAACAAATACTAAGTGGTATAGTTGTATAGTCAAATGTCAAGTCAACAACATCATGACACCTCATTAAAACGGGTTCCGCAAAGGCTTCTCAACTGAATTACAACTCATATCGGTCTTGGACGACTGGTTCGCATCATTAGATAAGCGCAGACGCACTGATGTTCTCTTACTCGACTTCTTGAAGGCCCTCAATACCAATCCATACAACAGGTTACTCCACAAACTAAACTATTAATATGGTATCAGTGGAAAAACTCACAGATGGATAAAAAACTTCCTGATAAATCAGAGCCAGTGTGTCCAAGTTTCAGGAAGAAAGATCAGACTGGGAAAAAGTCTCCTCGGGAGTAGCACAAGGAACAGTACTGGGCCCACTGATGTTCCTCGTCTACATTTATGACATCACGTGCCAAATCAATTCCAACATCAAACTGTTTGCAGACGATGCAGTAATGTACTTCGAAATATCTACTCAAGATGACATTTCATCTTTCCAAACCGACATTAATCGATTATCAACTTGGTCCAATACCTGGCAAATGAACTTCAACCTAACCAAATACAACATCATGACCATTACACGTTCCACCGTAGACCAACCAGCACGCTACTACATCCAGAAAGACAAACTAGAGAACATCTCCAGCCACAAATATCTTGGCATAATTATACAGGATGACCTGCAGGTGGGACAGCCATGTAAGAGAGGTTAAGGTAAAGGCGACAAAAATCTTGGGGCTCCTATACCGAAATCTTTAACACTGCAGCTCTTAGGTCAAAGAACAGGCCTATAACTCCTTAGTTAGACCAGAGGTCGAGAATGTCACTCCTGCATGGTCCCTCTATGAAAAGCAACACATTGCATCTCTCGAAGCAGTACAGCGTAGCTCCCTGAGGTTCGTCACTGGGGATTATTCGAGACACAGCAGCACAACACAAATGAGAGAGCCCCTTGGATGGGAGACAATTGACTGCAGGAGACATCTGGCAGCTGCTACTATCTTTTACAAGTCAATCAACAACCTCATCTACCTCCCTGGCTCCGTCCAACCCACTGATCCTCGCAGACACTCAAAACACACCTATAAGTTCTGACACATTGCCACCAAAACCAATGCCTACAAGTACTCCTTGCTTCCTTCAGACAATCCCTTTGTTGAACAATCTGCCTACTACAGCCGTCCCTGCTACTAGCCCTGAAGCCTTCCTAGTATATGCCCTGCCTATCATTAGAACCTTCtgccccaaaatcgtaacgccaAAAACCCTCCGGTAAAGTAAGTCCCCCAGGAGGCTTTTgaaatttgccctcgaatacaaagtaaaacaaagcaaaaatggtaatttCATTCCCACtgcaagctagcccaatcgattttgaaacgcaaatttccctccgtacataagcccctcaaaaagggccttacAAAAATATaggccccggggcttattttcggaaatTTACGGTATATGTGTGTACATTAGCCAGTTGTAAATTTGTAAGTGTGCAGTACGATATcctttaaaatgtattttaattgACATTCTTTAAGTATCCTGTATAGTTGTTAGACTACGAGGATTAAAATATAAGTAGTTAAGTAAGTAGTCTAAGTAGTACCTTTGCCCCTTTAAAAATTCTGCATCCTTCTCCAACGCATCCATCATTAAAAAAGTGTCTTCTGCAGGCTCATAAATGTTTTCGTAATCCGTCTTCTTCAAGTGAGCAAACGAAGGGGTCGGAAACGACATCACAGCGTTCAGAGAACACaccaaaagtttttaaaaatattcgagAACGGATCCATCCGCCATGTTGTCCGTGATCTTATGAAAAAGCCTGGAACTTTTTTGGGACTCAGGCCCTCCCCGATTTGCCTCCAAAGTTTCGCGTGATCAAGTTTCGTTGTCACGATGGAACACTTGGGGCCAAAAGAAAAGCGTCTTAAAATTGACGAGATCTCGAAAAACAGCGATTCAAACAACAAtgttttaatttcaaaggaGTCACCATTCGACATTCACAATTGTAAGGAAAACCAAAGCATTCAACGAGTTGAAAGTGATCACGTGGAAGTCGACGCGGGAAATGGACGTCCGGTCTGCGAGCACGGCGTGGACTGCAGCGAGACAGACTTAATTCACTTCGCAGATTTCTGGCATCCCACAAAAACAGACGGGGACGAAGAGGATGATCAGAAAGAGAGCAGATCCCATGAAGCAGATGAATGTGAAGTTGTAGAATTGCCTTTTTACAGTGTCGAAGCCACCCAGGAAGTATATGATGACCCTTCCGACAGCGGATCTGACAACGGCGATGTTGTAGATGGCAATTCGAACACGATAAAGCACTGTCAAGAAAAAGACTATAGTTTTGACAGCTTGAATCCTCAGTAAGTGAAAATAAACTTATTATAGGTTACATTGCAGTTTATTTGCTCAACGtgttgaaatgaaaaataaggcAACAAACCTAATTTATTGGCAACACGCTGAGGATACTGAGCATATTGTGTTTACCCCTAGTCACGCGACGAATATGGCTTGAAATCACAAACGGTAacctattttaaaaacatacaTTTTAGTAGAATACTCTGTATCAGAGGCCAGGTATTTTTCCTTACATCTTACCCATCTCTCATCAAAGCTAAAAGTATTTGTATTAACGGAACGGAAGTAGTACAAGTGTACAATTTACATTACAATAGTTCGATAACGTCACCCTGTTTACTCAGAAAATGGACTTGAAAGACTAGAGTTAATCATTtaatttaaaagatttctaCTTCTActttactgaaaagaaaacgtttccgCGTCAAGGTGGTATAATAATGGTAGTGATGATGCAAAAAGCAGCTGTTTCGGAAAAGTCATGCGATGGCTTCTGCAAAATCAAAAACGTTGCGTGAGTTTTCTAATGCGCTGGCTTAAGTGTCACGCGATTTCTATTGCCATATAGCATGAaagtgaaaacactttttataaTACAAAAATGAAGAACGTATACAAAAATCGTACTGTTGAatgtaaatatttaatttagcgGCTATTTATCGAAGCCAGCAGTCAGTTCAACAGTCCACTTTCcagttgtgtgctcagtgccCAGACCTCTGAATAGAAGCGAGGCTGTAGGTGACCTTGTACGTTTCatgccttccctgttttcacaTGTTCACAGGCTTTTTAGCACGAGAAAGACACGATTTGTGGGAAGGTTAGTAACCGGCAACAAAGCCATCTGAGCCTCGCTTCCATTCAAACGCCAGGACACTGAGCACCAAATGGCCTATTACCAGACCAGTCGTCCCACTAGTTTGATATCCCACGACAATTAAATTTATAACAACACTGTGCTTTTCAACGATTTGTAGACTTTCAAGAGACGATACAATACTGAGCCGTGGTCCCAGCATAGTAAAGAGCTATTCCTTGTTGTCTGAAACAGAGCGTCGAGAGCTCATACGAAGGGCCTTTGAAATGAAGGATCTCTTAAAGAAAGAACTTGATAAAACATTAAGCatcattgaagaaaaaaacagagaaCTTCGACGATTTCACTCCCAGCTGGAGCGAGGGCAGTTGATGGTTGAAGGCGAAAGAGAAGCTTTAGATAGAGATGATTTGCATTACTTTCCTCTTTTTGCTGAGAGAGAATACAAGGAAGGCTCGGCTGCCCAAATGCATTTTCGCCTGACAGGTATTAAAAGTTGGTAAACTATTTTACCGCCTGTGTAGATTTGTAATCTACCATGACTCATAAGTAGACGGATatgtaaaaaagtaaaatcgAACCAATTACCGCACAGATACAAAATTGTAGTTGTGGCCGTCTACTTTACCCAAATTTAGGCCAAGGGGTTAAAAGAACCTTTATTTCGACTTGCACAAAGTTAGCTTCAGTTCACAATAGAATTGCGCAGCACGCCAGGCAGTTTTCTTACAGAAAAATACATTCTTTCttacaataaatttgcatagctgaTGACGCGTGAGTGAAAAGGCTCTATTAGGTACGAAAGGACAAGTCTAGTGTCTCTagtctgttttgttttcttatttgtttcaGAATCGCAGTTTTACAGACTCGTAGACACCACAGATAAGTATAGAGTCACCAAGGTGGAGTATGTCGTTAATCCTGTGTTGATCAGAAGATTCCAGAAATCTCGCCAGAAGCTGAAAAACGCACGAGGTGAAGAGATGTCCTACCCAGTGCTGGTATTCCATGGAACAAAGGAGACGAACATACATTCCATATGTAACAGTGGATTTCGTGCTCCGGGAGATGCAAATTTTGAACATGCAACTGATACAGGTGAGTACGGTCCCAGGTCAGTCTCTAAGGCAACGATCTTATTTAGGGCTTCACGTGTCCGTTAAAGAATGCGTGACTGCGTGACAAAGCTTTATGGACGTCTACGTGGTAGGCTACGATCTTGAGCACAATATAATGAAATTCAAAGCAAACTCCtcatcccccccaccccctccgaaatcaaggatgaagccgcgcGAAAACGCGCTATTTTTCCATGGGTTGATTTATTTGGAGTAGCCCCCCTCAGTCCCATACAGTTTGAATCCGAAGCTGATCTCTTCGATAATTCACCCCAAGATCCTTTGCGGACTGCGGTCCAATCTCCTCTGGTTTGAATTGTAAATAAGATAATTCACCCCGCTTGCAATTTTCGGAGTCTTACGCGTCACTGTTATATTAGAGTATACCCTGCTATCGGAACTCCTCTATGCTATTTTAGGAATCGTACGGTATCACGTTATACGGAAGTGGTTCATCCTTCCCCAATACTTTTGTTATTTCAAAGGCACCAATGTGTGTGTCGTTTGGGAGTATCCGAGGTAGTAACTCCTTGGTGGTCTCGGAATACTACaggcagatttagcaaagacaacaCAACGTCAAATAAGAACGCGAAGGCGTGCGGAACGGACTGAACGCGACTTCCAGTGTTCAATTTTCCTCTCTGTCATTGGCCAAATCGGTTCTTAGATCTGCGCGCGCCGTGGTGACTTTCGTCTCCTTGTCTTTGCCCAATCCGCCTACTATGTGCAAAAGCGGACTGACCCAGCCATCTGTTGTGATGCCTGGCTGTCGCTGTTCTAATTTTATGTTTCCATTACTCGGGTAGGAAATTACGGCCGTGGAGTGTACTTCAGCGAGTACCCTTCCTACTCCATGAACTACATCAGAGGTGCATCAAAGCTCCTTCTGTGCCAGGTGCTCCCAGGAAAGGTTTATCGATGTACCAATCTGATTCACGGGGAGCCCTTGGAAACGGGGCATGATTCACACACCTCTCCAGACGGGAAGGAACTTGTGATCTTTAACTCATATCATATCCTACCATCCTACGTTGTTCACTATGGTGAAGCTACAGGAGACTTCACATACGAAAAGACTGTGACATAGGACGTTTTAAATCATTAGTTTTAAGAGCGTTTTTTTATTATTGCCTTGGTCTTGCAAATCTGCACTGTCATGTCATACACTACAAAAATTTTCGACCCATCCATTGACATTTTCGTAGGTTAGATAAACGGTCCTATACAGAAAAAGAAGCCCACGTCAAGAGGGTGGCCGTAGTGCGAAAGCATCGCCATAACTAAAGAATCTTATTTCCATGCGGGAAGGTCCGGATCGTGAAATACCGTGCATTTCCAAGGCCAAGATAACGGTATTTTACGCACGACCCTTACAAAGTATT encodes the following:
- the LOC140945624 gene encoding uncharacterized protein, which produces MEHLGPKEKRLKIDEISKNSDSNNNVLISKESPFDIHNCKENQSIQRVESDHVEVDAGNGRPVCEHGVDCSETDLIHFADFWHPTKTDGDEEDDQKESRSHEADECEVVELPFYSVEATQEVYDDPSDSGSDNGDVVDGNSNTIKHCQEKDYSFDSLNPQLSRDDTILSRGPSIVKSYSLLSETERRELIRRAFEMKDLLKKELDKTLSIIEEKNRELRRFHSQLERGQLMVEGEREALDRDDLHYFPLFAEREYKEGSAAQMHFRLTESQFYRLVDTTDKYRVTKVEYVVNPVLIRRFQKSRQKLKNARGEEMSYPVLVFHGTKETNIHSICNSGFRAPGDANFEHATDTGNYGRGVYFSEYPSYSMNYIRGASKLLLCQVLPGKVYRCTNLIHGEPLETGHDSHTSPDGKELVIFNSYHILPSYVVHYGEATGDFTYEKTVT